One genomic region from Zonotrichia leucophrys gambelii isolate GWCS_2022_RI chromosome 26, RI_Zleu_2.0, whole genome shotgun sequence encodes:
- the ETV7 gene encoding transcription factor ETV7 — protein sequence MQGKVAISSSSPVVAVSVPPSSQARPSPINTGQIFRLPGRLRIQPSLWSKDDVIHWLRWAEREYSLRPTEQSRFEMNGKALCILTKEDFRHRAPSSGDVLYEILQFIKTKRRALVCSPLLNSPFRKARSTEEGADCSAEAAPAVSSWLGCAEQPLFHSHRQPLNLSHHSSESPGAICSFPATLSAPVDGKIADCRLLWEYVYQLLADRRYEPYIRWEDREAKVFRIVNPNGLAQLWGNHKNRMNMTYEKMSRALRHYYKLNIIKKEPGQKLLFRFLKTPGEAVHEKSSKLEQLENEDHEDVKEDPVEVSAQ from the exons ATGCAG GGCAAAGTGGCcatcagctcctccagccccgtGGTGGCCGTGTCAGTACCACCCTCATCCCAGGCCAGACCCTCACCCATCAACACTGGGCAGATCTTCAGACTTCCAGGAAGGCTGA GAATCCAGCCCTCCCTGTGGAGCAAGGACGATGTGATCCACTGGCTGCGATGGGCTGAGAGGGAATATTCCCTGCGGcccactgagcagagcaggtTCGAAATGAACGGCAAAGCCTTGTGCATCCTCACCAAGGAGGACTTCAGGCACCGAGCTCCCAGCTCAG gggaCGTGCTGTATGAAATCCTCCAGTTCATTAAAACAAAGAGAAGAGCTCTGGTGTGCAGCCCCTTGCTGAACTCACCCTTCAGGAAAGCCAGGAGCACAGAGGAAG gtgcagactgcagtgctgaggctgccccagctgttTCCTcgtggctgggctgtgcagagcagcccctgttcCACAGCCACAGGCAGCCACTGAACCTCTCCCACCACAGCTCAGAGAGTCCAGGTGCcatctgctccttccctgctacCCTGTCGGCCCCAGTGGATGGGAAAATTGCAG actgcaggctgctctgggagtACGTGTACCAGCTGCTGGCCGACCGCCGCTACGAGCCCTACATCAGGTGGGAGGACCGGGAGGCCAAGGTGTTCCGCATCGTCAACCCCAACGGgctggcccagctctggggcaacCACAAG AACCGGATGAACATGACCTATGAGAAGATGTCACGAGCTCTCAGACACTACTACAAACTCAACATCATCAAGAAGGAGCCAGGGCAGAAGCTGTTGTTCAG GTTTTTGAAGACTCCTGGGGAGGCTGTCCATGAGAAATCCAGCAaactggagcagctggagaatgAGGACCATGAAGATGTGAAGGAAGACCCAGTGGAGGTTTCAGCACAGTAA